The following are encoded together in the Thunnus albacares chromosome 7, fThuAlb1.1, whole genome shotgun sequence genome:
- the LOC122986408 gene encoding alpha-1,3-mannosyl-glycoprotein 4-beta-N-acetylglucosaminyltransferase C-like, with protein sequence MRLVWKSLDKMRCLRKRSTIPFLGFLITFLLFLNLYIEDGYVLEEDKRQLRETSVHPPSSERYVHTFRDLSNFSGTINVTYRYLAGTPLNRKKYLTIGLSSVKRKRGNYLLETIKSIFDQSSYEEMKEIVVVVHLADFDLVWCENLVQEITRKFAHHIIAGRLLVIQAPEEYYPSLDGLKRNYNDPEDRVRFRSKQNVDYAFLLNFCTNLSHFYMMLEDDVRCSRNFLTALKKVITSREGSYWVMLEFSKLGYIGKLYHSRDLPRLAHFLLMFYQEMPCDWLLIHFRGLLAQKDVIRFKPSLFQHMGYYSSYKGAENKLKDDDFEEDSIDIPDNPPASLYTNINVFENYDATKAYSTVDEYFWGKPPSTGDFFVIVFNKSTKISKIKIATGSDDRQNDILHHGALEVGEKLVGTKKGKQCSSYITLGEFKNGNIEVQDVDHKIAFDIECVRIVVTASQKEWLIIRSISLWTTQPPSQ encoded by the exons ATGAGGCTGGTGTGGAAATCCCTGGACAAGATGAGGTGTCTGAGGAAACGCTCCACTATTCCCTTCCTCGGCTTCCTCAtcaccttcctcctcttccttaaCCTCTACATTGAAGACGGCTACGTGCTG GAAGAGGATAAAAGGCAGCTCAGGGAAACGTCAGTCCACCCGCCGAGCTCAGAACGATACGTTCACACCTTCAGAGACCTCAGTAATTTCTCTGGAACCATTAATGTCACGTATCGTTATCTCGCTGGAACCCCGCTGAACCGCAAGA AGTATCTCACCATTGGACTGTCATcagtcaaaagaaaaagagggaactACCTTCTGGAGACGATCAAATCCATCTTTGATCAGTCCAGTtatgaggaaatgaaagagaTTGTGGTTGTGGTCCATCTGGCAGACTTTGACCTGGTCTGGTGTGAGAACCTGGTACAAGAAATCACCAGGAAGTTTGCCCACCACATCATAGCCGGACGCCTCCTGGTGATCCAGGCTCCGGAGGAATACTATCCATCTCTGGATGGGTTGAAAAGGAACTACAATGATCCAGAGGACAGAGTCCGTTTCCGCTCTAAGCAGAACGTAGACTACGCTTTCCTCCTCAACTTCTGCACAAACCTCTCTCACTTCTACATGATGCTAGAAGACGACGTCCGCTGCTCCAGGAACTTCCTGACGGCGCTGAAGAAGGTGATCACCTCCCGAGAAGGTTCCTACTGGGTGATGCTGGAGTTCTCCAAGCTGGGCTACATCGGGAAGCTGTACCACTCCAGAGACCTGCCACGTCTGGCTCATTTCCTCCTCATGTTCTACCAGGAAATGCCCTGCGACTGGCTCCTCATCCACTTCAGGGGTCTGCTGGCCCAGAAGGACGTGATCCGCTTCAAGCCTTCGCTGTTCCAGCACATGGGCTACTACTCCTCTTACAAAGGAGCAGAGAACAAGCTGAAGGACGACGACTTCGAGGAAGACTCCATAGACATTCCTGACAACCCTCCTGCCAGCCTTTACACAAACATCAACGTCTTTGAAAACTATGATGCCACCAAGGCTTATAGCACTGTGGATGAATACTTCTGGGGGAAGCCTCCTTCTACTGGAGACTTCTTTGTCATAGTCTTTAATAAATCCACCAAAATTAGTAAAATTAAGATTGCTACTGGTTCTGACGACCGACAGAATGATATTCTTCACCACGGAGCTCTGGAAGTAGGAGAAAAACTAGTTGGGACTAAGAAAGGGAAACAGTGTTCCTCATATATCACATTAGGGGAGTTTAAAAACGGCAACATCGAGGTTCAAGATGTAGACCACAAGATTGCCTTTGACATTGAGTGTGTGCGCATTGTGGTGACAGCCAGTCAGAAAGAATGGCTCATTATTAGAAGTATAAGTTTATGGACTACACAACCCCCCAGCCAATGA